One genomic segment of Hevea brasiliensis isolate MT/VB/25A 57/8 chromosome 3, ASM3005281v1, whole genome shotgun sequence includes these proteins:
- the LOC131178564 gene encoding transcription factor BC1-like codes for MAAFSHPDFVLDPFLQLQKTNTFSSLQEKETITKPSSSQDYRQEIPNLHEISHFADNPEVPSTDTLASPVIVNQHSTSPSFMVDPESGWVHVAPLITPILMEQKRKHVDTWKGSEIESKGEKQCCNDSKKSSSHRKKRNSTSTRKEKKVRQQPLTGFVHVRARRGEATDPHSLAERVRRKKISTRMKLLQSLVPGCDKITGKALILEEIIRYVQTLQNQVEFLAAKLEFVSGIGNDFQANYHMNTLAPKGIYSSLVQESNSNHHLSSFVEATPQFSMFLDQEATNATTYQLLNYNIN; via the exons ATGGCTGCCTTTTCTCATCCTGATTTTGTTCTTGACCCTTTTCTCCAGCTACAGAAAACCAACACCTTTTCTTCTTTACAAGAGAAAGAAACCATCACAAAACCCAGCTCTTCTCAAGACTATCGACAGGAGATTCCTAATCTGCATGAAATTAGCCATTTTGCAGACAACCCAGAAGTCCCTTCCACTGATACTCTAGCTTCTCCTGTTATTGTAAATCAACACTCAACTTCTCCATCATTTATGGTTGATCCTGAGAGCGGATGGGTTCATGTTGCTCCATTGATAACCCCGATACTAATGGAGCAAAAGAGAAAGCACGTCGACACCTGGAAG GGATCAGAAATAGAAAGCAAAGGTGAGAAACAATGCTGCAATGACTCAAAAAAATCATCATCACATAGGAAAAAACGTAACTCCACTAGTACCAGAAAAGAGAAGAAAGTTCGCCAACAGCCTTTGACAGGTTTTGTTCATGTGAGAGCGAGAAGGGGCGAAGCAACGGACCCTCACAGTCTTGCTGAGAGG gtaagaagaaagaaaataagtACGAGGATGAAGCTGTTGCAATCTCTGGTTCCTGGGTGTGACAAG ATAACTGGCAAGGCTCTCATACTGGAGGAAATAATTAGATATGTTCAAACCCTACAGAATCAAGTAgag TTCCTTGCAGCAAAACTTGAATTTGTGAGTGGCATAGGCAACGACTTTCAAGCGAACTACCACATGAACACACTAGCACCAAAG GGTATATATAGCTCACTGGTTCAAGAATCGAACTCcaaccatcatctctcatcttTCGTTGAGGCAACACCTCAATTCTCAATGTTTCTTGATCAAGAGGCAACTAATGCCACCACTTATCAACTACTTAATTACAACATTAATTAA